A genomic stretch from Bacillus sp. N1-1 includes:
- a CDS encoding YwgA family protein, producing MLEDHAKVIAVLKEAGEVIGRKKLQKIIYICKKLQFPFNEKYQFHFYGPYSEELTLRVEELCNLGLVTEVKESKGNYYQYKYAVTEEGDEFLGHYDFELPELRQCISEINSQSSRFLELVSTILFFDRLTKEEVVEKVHTIKRKQNYSEDEIEQAYAFMEKLGC from the coding sequence TTGCTAGAAGATCACGCGAAAGTGATAGCTGTGTTGAAAGAAGCCGGAGAGGTCATTGGACGTAAGAAACTACAAAAGATCATCTACATTTGCAAAAAGTTGCAGTTTCCATTTAACGAGAAATATCAATTTCATTTCTATGGTCCTTACTCTGAAGAGTTAACACTAAGAGTAGAGGAACTTTGTAACCTTGGTCTTGTCACAGAAGTGAAAGAAAGTAAAGGGAACTATTACCAATATAAGTATGCAGTAACGGAAGAAGGCGACGAATTTCTAGGTCATTACGATTTTGAATTGCCAGAGCTTCGTCAGTGTATCAGTGAAATTAATAGCCAGAGCTCCCGTTTTCTTGAACTCGTTTCAACGATTCTTTTTTTCGATCGCCTGACAAAAGAAGAAGTTGTTGAGAAGGTTCATACGATTAAACGGAAGCAAAATTATTCTGAAGATGAAATTGAGCAAGCCTACGCTTTTATGGAAAAGCTTGGCTGTTAA
- a CDS encoding HD domain-containing protein, translated as MLERLNEEKVFKDPVHRYIHVRYRLIWDLIGTKEFQRLRRVRQLGTTYLTFHGAEHSRFSHSLGVYEIVRRINEIFSQYEGWDEKNRLLSMCAALLHDVGHGPFSHSFEKVFNLDHEDFTRMVILGDTEINKVLRRVSDDFPLQVADVIAKTHDNKLVVSLISSQIDADRMDYLLRDAYFTGVSYGQFDIERILRVMRPGDDQIVIKQSGMHAVEDYIMSRYQMYWQIYFHPVTRSAEVILSKILHRAKALFEQGYHFQHDPIHFYSLFKEDISLEDFLKLDDSVVMFYFQIWQEENDHILSDLCERFMNRRLFKYIEFNPMQQMNAWRELHDSFHEAGIDPDYYLVVDSSSDLPYDFYRPGEEEERLPIHLLKPGGDLRELSRESDVVEAISGKKRTDHKLYFPADFILEGNTDATRRIKSLLQID; from the coding sequence ATGCTCGAACGATTAAACGAAGAAAAAGTATTTAAAGACCCTGTCCATCGCTATATCCATGTTCGATACCGTTTAATCTGGGATCTGATTGGCACGAAAGAATTCCAGCGTTTGCGTAGAGTTCGCCAGCTCGGAACAACGTATCTTACTTTTCACGGGGCAGAACATAGTCGCTTCAGTCACTCACTCGGTGTTTATGAGATTGTGAGGCGTATTAACGAGATTTTCTCTCAATATGAGGGATGGGATGAAAAGAATAGGCTGTTAAGCATGTGCGCAGCTCTATTGCATGACGTTGGGCATGGGCCTTTTTCACACTCCTTTGAAAAAGTATTTAACCTTGATCATGAAGATTTTACGCGGATGGTTATTCTAGGTGACACTGAGATCAACAAGGTACTACGAAGGGTGAGCGATGATTTCCCGCTTCAAGTTGCTGATGTGATTGCCAAAACGCATGATAATAAACTTGTTGTTAGCTTAATATCAAGCCAAATCGATGCGGATCGAATGGACTATCTTCTTCGCGATGCTTATTTTACAGGGGTAAGTTATGGTCAATTTGATATTGAGCGTATTCTACGCGTGATGCGCCCGGGTGACGATCAAATCGTCATAAAGCAAAGTGGTATGCATGCTGTAGAAGACTATATTATGAGTCGCTATCAAATGTACTGGCAAATTTATTTTCATCCTGTGACGCGAAGTGCAGAGGTGATTTTAAGTAAAATTCTTCATCGCGCAAAGGCTTTATTTGAGCAGGGCTATCACTTTCAACATGATCCGATTCACTTCTATTCACTTTTTAAAGAAGATATTAGTCTTGAAGATTTTTTGAAGTTGGATGATTCTGTTGTGATGTTTTATTTCCAGATCTGGCAGGAGGAGAATGACCATATCCTGAGCGATCTATGCGAACGGTTTATGAATCGTAGGTTATTTAAATACATCGAATTTAACCCGATGCAGCAGATGAATGCGTGGAGAGAGCTACATGATTCCTTTCACGAAGCGGGGATTGACCCTGATTATTATCTAGTGGTTGATTCATCTTCCGATTTGCCGTATGATTTCTATCGGCCCGGTGAAGAAGAAGAACGGTTACCGATACATCTATTAAAACCTGGTGGCGATTTACGTGAGCTTTCGCGTGAATCTGATGTGGTGGAAGCCATTTCCGGTAAAAAAAGAACCGATCATAAACTGTATTTCCCTGCAGACTTTATTCTTGAAGGAAATACAGATGCTACTCGTCGTATTAAGTCATTGCTTCAAATCGATTAG
- a CDS encoding dicarboxylate/amino acid:cation symporter has product MKLTVKIIAGLVLGILVGVIFNLFAPDAFGPVDQYLFGPVGQIFLNLIKMLVVPIVFFSIVVGTAGISDPKKLGRMGGKTVAFFLVTTTIAISIAMALAYLIKPGVEGSFSGNSDFKAEEAPPVLDTIINIIPTNPIQAMVEGNMLQIIAFAIFVGFALAILGERTKALRNLFEQGNDVMMYLVKIIMETAPYGAFALIASAVGGQGKEALQSMGMYFLVVLGALLIHFLFTYGSAIYFLCKENPIKFYKAFAPAMAVAFSTSSSSGTLPVSMKTAQENLKVPKQISSFVQPLGATINMDGTAIMQGVATIFIAQITGVDLTFTQLIIVVVTATLASIGTAGVPGVGLIMLAMVLKQVGLPVEPIGLILAVDRLLDMTRTAVNITGDAACAMYVAKSEEKRDGKKVETVL; this is encoded by the coding sequence ATGAAGCTAACAGTTAAAATTATTGCAGGTCTTGTTCTAGGTATTCTTGTTGGTGTGATCTTTAATCTATTTGCACCAGATGCCTTCGGACCTGTCGATCAATATTTATTTGGTCCTGTTGGGCAAATCTTTCTGAACTTAATTAAGATGCTCGTTGTACCAATCGTATTCTTCTCTATCGTAGTAGGAACAGCCGGAATAAGCGATCCGAAGAAGCTTGGCCGAATGGGCGGAAAAACAGTTGCGTTTTTCCTTGTTACAACAACGATTGCCATTTCGATTGCAATGGCACTTGCTTACTTAATTAAACCAGGTGTTGAAGGATCGTTCTCAGGAAACTCAGACTTTAAAGCTGAAGAAGCACCTCCTGTATTGGATACAATTATTAATATCATTCCAACCAATCCCATTCAAGCGATGGTTGAAGGAAACATGCTTCAAATTATCGCATTTGCTATTTTCGTAGGTTTTGCCCTTGCGATTCTTGGAGAACGCACGAAAGCACTACGTAATCTGTTTGAACAAGGTAACGACGTTATGATGTATCTTGTTAAAATCATTATGGAAACAGCGCCATACGGTGCTTTTGCGCTAATCGCTTCTGCCGTTGGTGGACAGGGGAAAGAAGCGCTACAATCGATGGGAATGTATTTCCTCGTTGTACTAGGAGCTTTGCTCATTCATTTTCTCTTCACATATGGTAGTGCGATTTACTTCTTATGTAAAGAGAATCCAATTAAATTCTACAAAGCTTTTGCGCCAGCGATGGCAGTTGCTTTCAGTACTTCTTCTAGTAGCGGTACGCTTCCAGTTTCAATGAAAACCGCTCAGGAAAATCTGAAAGTACCAAAGCAAATCAGTAGTTTTGTCCAACCGCTTGGAGCGACAATCAACATGGACGGAACGGCGATTATGCAAGGTGTTGCAACGATATTTATTGCTCAAATTACCGGTGTTGATTTAACCTTTACACAGCTTATTATTGTTGTAGTTACGGCGACACTCGCTAGTATCGGTACTGCAGGTGTACCAGGAGTAGGACTCATTATGCTCGCAATGGTTCTAAAGCAAGTAGGTTTACCTGTCGAACCGATCGGCTTAATTCTTGCCGTTGACCGTCTTCTCGATATGACGCGTACAGCTGTTAACATTACAGGTGACGCGGCTTGTGCGATGTATGTCGCAAAATCAGAAGAAAAACGGGACGGGAAAAAAGTTGAAACTGTTCTATAA